From a region of the Dehalococcoidia bacterium genome:
- a CDS encoding methylmalonyl-CoA mutase family protein: MSAPVNRPASPNSKPPETVENPSGIPLKTVYTSADLQEIGFDEARDLGPPGQYPYTRGIHPTMYRGRHWTMRQYAGYATAEESNRRYHYLLQQGQTGLSIAFDLPTQMGYDSDHPMALGEVGKVGVPISSLRDMEILLEGIPLDKVTTSMTINATASILLAFYIAVAKQQGVPQEALSGTIQNDILKEYIARGTYIYPPRPSMRLVVDVFKYCAQHMPKWNTISISGYHMREAGATAVQELAFTFANAIEYVQAALGAGLRIDDFAPRLSFFFAAHNNLFEEVAKFRAARRMWARIMRERFQAQDPRSWLLRFHTQTAGVTLTAQQPLNNVIRCTIQALAAVLGGTQSLHVNSYDEALALPTEEAVRLSLRTQQILAYESGVADVVDPLGGSYYVEWLTTRLEQEAQRYLDKIEELGGALAALERGYQQREIHESAYRFQEAVEQGRAVIVGVNRFTIEEPPPKDILRISPEAVRRQIERLHEVRRRRDNLRVQRTLARLEEVARSDENTVPAILECVEAYCTIGEMCDVLRRVFGEQKHPAGV, translated from the coding sequence ATGTCGGCACCCGTCAACCGCCCCGCTTCGCCCAACTCCAAACCTCCGGAGACTGTAGAGAACCCCTCGGGCATCCCCCTCAAGACGGTCTACACCTCCGCTGATCTGCAGGAAATCGGATTTGACGAGGCCCGCGACCTGGGCCCGCCCGGCCAATACCCCTATACCCGGGGCATCCACCCCACCATGTATCGGGGCAGGCACTGGACCATGCGCCAGTACGCCGGCTACGCCACGGCCGAGGAGTCCAATCGTCGTTACCACTACCTCCTTCAGCAGGGGCAGACGGGGCTGTCCATCGCCTTTGACCTGCCCACCCAGATGGGCTACGACTCCGACCACCCCATGGCTTTGGGGGAGGTGGGCAAGGTGGGGGTCCCCATCTCCTCCCTGCGGGACATGGAGATCCTGCTGGAGGGGATCCCCCTGGACAAGGTAACCACCTCCATGACCATTAACGCCACAGCATCCATCCTGCTGGCGTTTTACATTGCCGTGGCCAAACAGCAGGGGGTGCCCCAGGAGGCCCTCAGCGGCACCATTCAGAACGACATCCTGAAGGAGTACATCGCCCGGGGCACCTATATCTATCCTCCCCGTCCCTCCATGCGGTTGGTGGTGGATGTGTTCAAATACTGTGCCCAGCACATGCCCAAATGGAACACCATCAGCATCAGTGGCTACCACATGCGGGAGGCGGGGGCCACGGCGGTGCAGGAGTTGGCCTTCACCTTCGCCAACGCCATAGAATACGTCCAAGCGGCCTTGGGCGCTGGCCTACGGATTGACGACTTCGCCCCGCGCCTGTCCTTTTTCTTCGCCGCCCACAACAACCTTTTCGAGGAGGTGGCCAAGTTCCGGGCGGCGCGCCGTATGTGGGCACGTATTATGCGGGAGCGCTTCCAGGCCCAAGACCCCCGCTCCTGGCTTCTGCGCTTCCATACCCAAACGGCAGGCGTTACCCTGACGGCCCAACAGCCTTTGAACAATGTCATCCGCTGCACCATCCAGGCTTTGGCAGCCGTGCTAGGGGGCACCCAGAGCCTGCATGTCAACTCCTACGATGAGGCCCTGGCCCTCCCCACCGAGGAGGCGGTGCGTCTGAGCCTGCGCACCCAGCAAATCCTGGCCTACGAGAGTGGCGTAGCCGATGTGGTGGACCCCCTGGGGGGATCCTATTATGTGGAGTGGCTGACGACCCGCCTGGAGCAAGAGGCCCAACGCTACCTGGACAAGATAGAGGAACTGGGCGGGGCTTTGGCTGCCCTGGAACGGGGCTACCAGCAGAGGGAGATTCACGAATCGGCGTATCGCTTCCAGGAGGCGGTGGAACAGGGGCGGGCAGTCATCGTGGGGGTGAACCGCTTTACCATAGAGGAGCCACCCCCCAAAGACATTTTGCGCATCTCCCCGGAGGCGGTGCGCCGGCAGATAGAGCGCCTGCACGAGGTGCGTCGGCGGCGGGACAACCTCCGGGTGCAACGCACCCTGGCCCGCCTGGAGGAGGTGGCCCGCTCGGACGAAAACACGGTGCCGGCCATTCTGGAATGCGTGGAGGCCTACTGCACCATCGGGGAGATGTGCGATGTGTTGCGGCGGGTGTTCGGGGAGCAGAAGCACCCCGCAGGGGTGTAG